A stretch of Arachis hypogaea cultivar Tifrunner chromosome 15, arahy.Tifrunner.gnm2.J5K5, whole genome shotgun sequence DNA encodes these proteins:
- the LOC112750738 gene encoding ferredoxin-thioredoxin reductase catalytic chain, chloroplastic, with amino-acid sequence MTSHASSSAAAAFALPVSSATSSIRRRNPTLVRAQVEPSDKSVEIMRKFSEQYARRSGTYFCVDKGVTSVVIKGLADHKDSLGAPLCPCRHYDDKAAEAAQGFWNCPCVPMRERKECHCMLFLTPDNDFAGKEQAITLDEIKEATANM; translated from the exons ATGACTTCCCATGCTTCTTCTTCCGCCGCTGCCGCCTTCGCTCTCCCCGTTTCCTCCGCCACTTCTTCTATCCGCCGCCGCAATCCCACTCTCGTTCGAGCCCAAG TGGAACCATCAGATAAATCTGTTGAAATTATGAGGAAGTTCTCAGAGCAGTATGCACGCAGGTCAGGAACATATTTTTGTGTTGATAAGGGAGTCACCTCTGTTGTTATCAAG GGGTTGGCTGACCATAAAGACTCATTGGGTGCTCCACTATGCCCTTGCCG GCATTACGACGATAAAGCTGCTGAGGCTGCACAGGGCTTTTGGAACTGCCCATGTGTTCCCATGCGAGAAAG GAAGGAGTGCCACTGCATGCTCTTTCTCACTCCTGACAATGATTTTGCAGGCAAGGAGCAG GCAATCACCTTGGATGAGATTAAAGAAGCAACAGCAAATATGTAA